The following proteins are encoded in a genomic region of Ostrea edulis chromosome 7, xbOstEdul1.1, whole genome shotgun sequence:
- the LOC125655057 gene encoding uncharacterized protein LOC125655057: MDATTLAHRKNLKTWTNNLQQMASDNVLHIPYSSHKDRVVISDPYTRLLLRRYAGEQPLLIEAEVTKLFDLLGYHNKELQALVQSFGRSEIAPPPYRPFLKNLALDSPICGMFHPSDHLQQIIQKMKIKDPKSSPELLEELQMQLPLVYKLVCSINHTPYHLVELLESLVEKAANSYPENTTATSLMDNHLLKDSFFPSLLPLRSRGTYKMDFTTNKKGKYECTKSKGHPSLLPGVFCLFCEHGVCYGYELMDSSESPNVPFTLILTRFKKAPSMVIYDNACRMHSYCLNRHPDFFKDTWFLVDRLHWFNHRGCNDGYNLNEYVQFNTINSQAAEQCNSSLGKLKSMLSYMTNYNFHLHCKFYLWVLNKRKQNANK; encoded by the exons AATGTATTGCACATTCCGTACAG CTCCCATAAAGACAGAGTGGTGATAAGTGATCCATACACCAGGTTACTGCTGAGGCGATATGCTGGTGAGCAACCACTACTGATAGAGGCAGAAGTAACAAAACTGTTTGACCTCCTTGGATACCACAACAAGGAGCTCCAGGCTTTAGTGCAGTCATTTGGGAGGTCTGAAATAGCACCACCACCATACAGACCCTTCCTAAAAAATTTGGCTTTGGACAGTCCAATATGTGGCATGTTCCATCCATCTGACCACCTACAACAGATcatacagaaaatgaaaataaaagatccAAAGTCATCGCCAGAGTTACTCGAGGAGCTGCAAATGCAGTTACCATTG GTTTACAAGTTGGTGTGTTCAATCAACCATACCCCATACCATTTGGTGGAATTGCTAGAGTCCTTAGTTGAAAAAGCAGCAAACAGTTACCCTGAAAACACCACTGCCACTTCTTTGATGGACAATCACCTTCTCAAGGACAGCTTTTTCCCATCACTCCTACCATTAAGATCTCGAGGGACCTACAAGATGGATTTTACAACTAATAAAAAGGGCAAATACGAATGCACAAAGAGCAAAGGACACCCTAGTTTGCTACCTGGTGTTTTCTGCCTCTTCTGTGAACATG GAGTTTGCTATGGATATGAGTTGATGGATTCTAGTGAATCTCCAAATGTTCCATTTACATTGATATTAACTCGGTTCAAAAAAG CTCCATCTATGGTCATTTACGACAACGCTTGTAGGATGCACTCCTACTGTCTGAACAGGCATCCTGATTTCTTCAAAGACACATGGTTTCTAGTCGATCGACTGCATTGGTTTAACCATCGAGGGTGTAATGATGGGTACAACCTAAATGAATATGTGCAATTCAATACCATAAACAGTCAGGCTGCAGAGCAATGCAACAGTTCCCTAGGAAAACTTAAATCAATGCTTTCTTACATGACAAATTACAACTTTCATCTTCATTGCAAGTTCTACCTGTGGGTTCttaataaaagaaaacagaatGCTAACAAGTGA